From a region of the Neobacillus niacini genome:
- a CDS encoding DUF6063 family protein: protein MNAETIKKASAVYFTLLKEKVIDENSEHFQTYFDPEVRQTVLLLADESGTYIIEAPKRIHLVVQPTGSVFATNFTHLKDKHKQVETKKHFHLISIIIMSFLAAIDRNQAAKIRTKREGISYYALERQVNDLIIKWESILKNQPTFGEEERIDMKEVVTSWKYMEVDSDDFGLKKGNRRTRIGLIAGAMRLLETEGLIVILDRDDIAKVIPKNELFERIEYLYHDYDRYELFKKLMTSEEDEHAENPSN from the coding sequence ATGAATGCAGAAACAATCAAAAAAGCATCAGCTGTCTATTTTACTCTATTAAAAGAAAAAGTAATTGACGAAAATAGTGAACACTTCCAAACTTATTTTGATCCGGAAGTAAGACAGACAGTACTTTTATTAGCAGACGAATCCGGTACATATATCATTGAAGCACCTAAACGTATTCATTTAGTGGTTCAGCCAACTGGTTCGGTCTTTGCAACGAATTTTACCCATTTGAAAGATAAGCATAAGCAAGTTGAAACGAAAAAACATTTTCACCTTATCAGCATCATCATTATGTCCTTTTTAGCAGCCATCGACCGCAATCAGGCAGCAAAAATCCGCACGAAGCGGGAAGGAATAAGCTACTATGCATTAGAACGCCAAGTAAATGATCTAATCATTAAATGGGAGAGCATACTTAAAAATCAACCGACCTTCGGAGAAGAAGAACGAATTGATATGAAGGAAGTCGTGACCTCATGGAAATACATGGAGGTCGATAGTGACGATTTTGGGTTAAAAAAAGGCAATAGACGAACCAGAATCGGTTTAATTGCCGGCGCTATGCGCTTATTGGAGACAGAAGGGCTTATTGTCATATTGGATCGGGACGATATCGCTAAGGTCATCCCTAAGAATGAGCTTTTTGAGCGGATTGAATACTTGTATCACGATTATGACCGTTATGAACTTTTTAAAAAGTTAATGACTTCAGAGGAGGATGAGCATGCCGAAAATCCATCGAATTAG
- a CDS encoding Wadjet anti-phage system protein JetD domain-containing protein — protein sequence MDIIETRVRGFIADIQHPKQKKKININDLEIQLRRLLDDYFDMDGYALFYRAIENLHAEGILIPIQNNQYNGRTPALPLYYWVNIKVQSAKWDRLAMMKLSDQFDFSFYERHPEWQTREEWDRIHNLYSFLHSSQERETVSVEERSLELFGHEKFLLDGDSFPEGKGFLARIGFSEEQLKMVNYGEPFVFWIKQGKEIKEIQRVLIVENLSFFHTSIKLLEANQLDYEPELIIYGEGTKIERSFSFFFRMFPPNNYLFYYAGDLDAAGYGIISRLIDKYPDCCIQPALKIYRKMLECIEQRNDQKQGQTQNLKYRDAFFQWFTEEEQNRLMQLWQENKRIPQEVLNIETWRRWM from the coding sequence ATGGACATCATTGAAACGCGGGTGAGAGGTTTTATTGCTGATATTCAACACCCTAAACAGAAAAAGAAGATTAATATTAACGATTTGGAAATTCAGCTGCGCAGGCTTTTGGATGATTATTTCGATATGGACGGGTATGCATTGTTTTACCGTGCCATTGAAAATTTGCATGCTGAGGGAATACTTATTCCTATACAAAATAATCAATATAATGGCAGAACACCGGCGCTGCCCCTTTATTACTGGGTTAATATAAAAGTTCAAAGTGCCAAATGGGATCGTCTGGCGATGATGAAATTAAGTGATCAGTTTGATTTTTCCTTTTATGAACGTCATCCCGAATGGCAAACAAGAGAGGAATGGGACCGAATCCATAATTTATATTCTTTTCTCCACTCTAGCCAGGAACGGGAAACCGTGTCGGTCGAAGAAAGAAGTTTGGAGCTCTTTGGCCATGAAAAATTTTTACTCGACGGTGATAGTTTTCCTGAAGGGAAAGGATTTTTAGCTAGAATTGGATTTTCAGAAGAGCAGCTTAAAATGGTGAACTACGGTGAACCGTTTGTATTTTGGATAAAACAGGGGAAGGAAATAAAGGAAATTCAGCGGGTACTGATTGTCGAGAATCTATCTTTCTTTCATACTTCTATTAAATTATTAGAAGCGAACCAACTTGATTATGAACCTGAACTAATTATTTATGGTGAAGGAACGAAAATTGAACGGAGCTTTTCCTTTTTCTTTCGAATGTTTCCACCGAACAACTATCTTTTCTATTACGCCGGTGACCTTGACGCCGCTGGGTACGGTATTATTAGTAGGCTAATAGATAAATACCCGGATTGCTGTATTCAGCCTGCTTTGAAGATTTATCGTAAAATGCTTGAATGTATAGAACAAAGGAATGACCAAAAGCAAGGCCAAACACAAAATCTCAAATACCGTGATGCCTTCTTTCAATGGTTTACCGAAGAGGAGCAAAATCGATTAATGCAATTATGGCAGGAAAATAAACGGATTCCGCAAGAAGTCTTAAACATAGAAACATGGAGGAGATGGATGTGA
- a CDS encoding MFS transporter, which yields MSNTASNNVEISNKAKLWQIAFFTLNNTSTNLHAFILAFVTYYATGIAGLAVMIISSVLMAARLFDGVIDPAIGYIIDKTESKFGKYTPLIVLGNIISAGTIIIIYTVTHMLPESLQFIFFTAMLIINKIGYSLQASVTKAGQTVLTNHPKQRPLYAIFDSIYNIGVFTGGQIFVSNYLIAKHGNFTLPLFMELNSYGLIVSGICAVLAIVGIWSRDKKEFYGLAEEGTKTTLREYWGIIKGNRPLQMLSISASFDKLAMSIARYNVVGVMFFGILLGDYSLSGTIGMITIVPTLLITFFVVGIARKTGLKKSYVTSAWIGILSFVALIVLFLLIDNPTEISLKDIGFATILFLVLYSIAIGFANIPTTLVVPMIADVSDYETHKSGRYVPGMLGTIFSFIDSLVSSLAPTIVGAVVAIIGYKSKFPEVGDALTTPLFVTTLVLAFGIPALCLIVSITAMRFYNLDAKRMEEIQKGIAQKKAKVKKDEIAVS from the coding sequence ATGTCAAATACAGCAAGTAATAATGTGGAAATATCTAATAAAGCAAAACTATGGCAAATAGCCTTTTTTACCCTAAACAACACATCAACTAATCTTCATGCGTTTATCTTAGCGTTTGTCACTTATTATGCTACAGGGATTGCAGGACTTGCTGTTATGATAATCAGTTCTGTTTTAATGGCAGCACGACTATTTGATGGGGTAATTGATCCTGCCATTGGATATATCATTGATAAAACAGAGTCTAAGTTTGGTAAGTATACGCCATTAATCGTATTGGGAAATATAATTTCGGCTGGTACAATCATTATTATCTATACTGTAACGCATATGTTGCCAGAATCGTTGCAGTTTATTTTCTTTACCGCTATGTTAATTATTAATAAAATTGGTTATTCATTACAAGCAAGTGTTACAAAAGCAGGTCAAACTGTATTAACTAATCATCCAAAGCAGCGACCGCTTTATGCCATTTTTGATAGTATTTATAACATTGGAGTTTTCACGGGCGGGCAAATTTTTGTTTCAAACTATCTAATTGCTAAGCACGGTAATTTTACTTTACCTTTATTTATGGAATTGAATAGTTATGGGCTTATTGTTTCAGGTATATGTGCTGTACTTGCTATCGTAGGTATATGGTCAAGAGATAAGAAGGAATTCTATGGTTTAGCAGAGGAAGGTACAAAAACCACTTTGCGAGAGTATTGGGGTATTATTAAAGGAAATAGGCCATTACAGATGCTTTCAATTTCAGCCTCATTTGATAAACTAGCGATGAGTATTGCTCGTTATAATGTAGTAGGCGTTATGTTCTTTGGTATTTTACTAGGAGATTATTCACTAAGTGGTACAATTGGTATGATTACGATAGTACCAACTCTATTAATTACATTCTTCGTGGTTGGTATTGCAAGAAAGACAGGTTTAAAAAAATCATATGTAACTTCCGCGTGGATTGGAATATTGTCCTTTGTAGCCTTAATTGTTCTATTTTTACTAATAGATAATCCAACTGAAATCTCACTTAAGGATATTGGTTTTGCGACTATCTTATTCTTAGTTTTATATTCAATAGCAATAGGGTTTGCAAATATTCCAACAACACTAGTGGTTCCTATGATCGCGGATGTTTCAGACTATGAAACACATAAATCAGGACGTTATGTACCAGGTATGCTGGGAACGATTTTCTCTTTTATTGATTCACTCGTTTCATCTTTAGCACCTACCATAGTAGGAGCTGTTGTCGCAATTATTGGTTACAAATCGAAATTCCCTGAAGTTGGGGATGCCTTAACAACACCATTGTTTGTGACAACTTTAGTTTTAGCATTTGGAATACCAGCTCTTTGCTTAATAGTATCGATTACAGCAATGAGGTTCTATAACCTTGATGCGAAGAGAATGGAAGAGATTCAAAAGGGAATTGCACAAAAGAAAGCAAAAGTTAAAAAAGACGAAATTGCAGTAAGCTAA
- the uidA gene encoding beta-glucuronidase, which translates to MLYPIITETRSIIDLNGIWKFKLDKGEGLQEKWYENGLTDTISMAVPSSFNDIGVNASIRDHVGWVWYEREFSVPAILQSERVVLRFGSATHLAKVFVNGELVVEHKGGFLPFEAEINKFLHKGKNRLTVAVNNILDYSTLPVGTVIEKDIPGVGKVIRNQPNFDFFNYAGLHRPVKIYTTPTTYVKDVTIVTEIDGQVHYSIEIAGTAQVKVKVKAVDESGVVVGEAEGVAGKINIPNVRLWEPLNAYLYTLQVEVEKDEESVDIYEQPFGVRTVEVKDGQFLINKKPFYFKGFGKHEDTPIHGRGFNEAANVMDFNLMKWSGANSFRTAHYPYSEEIMRLADREGFVIIDEVPAVGMHLNMLVVFLGGTKRDTWKELKTFEHHQQVIKELILRDKNHPSVVLWNIANEAATEEKGAYEYFKPLVELAKELDPQKRPVTIVTEIQSSPEKDQIAELLDVLAFNRYYGWYVDGGDLVSAKEKLRAELNGWLNRCPNKPFMMTEYGADTVAGLHDVEPVMFTEEYQVEFYRANHEVFDEFNHFVGEQVWNFADFATGQGIVRVQGNKKGIFTRDRKPKYAAHELRRRWTQIPDFGYKG; encoded by the coding sequence ATGTTATACCCAATTATTACTGAAACTCGCAGTATCATCGACTTAAATGGTATCTGGAAATTTAAATTAGATAAAGGTGAAGGACTGCAGGAAAAATGGTATGAAAACGGATTAACAGACACGATCAGTATGGCTGTACCATCTTCCTTTAATGATATTGGAGTAAATGCCAGTATACGCGATCATGTGGGCTGGGTATGGTATGAGCGGGAATTTTCTGTCCCCGCCATCCTTCAATCTGAGCGTGTGGTTTTACGATTCGGTTCCGCTACACATCTAGCTAAGGTTTTTGTAAATGGTGAACTTGTTGTTGAACATAAGGGCGGTTTTTTACCGTTTGAAGCAGAAATAAATAAGTTTTTACACAAAGGGAAAAATCGATTAACGGTTGCTGTCAACAATATTCTTGATTACTCAACTTTACCCGTTGGCACAGTAATAGAAAAGGATATTCCTGGAGTTGGCAAAGTAATACGCAATCAGCCAAATTTTGACTTCTTCAACTACGCTGGCTTGCACCGTCCGGTGAAAATATATACTACACCGACTACTTATGTTAAGGATGTAACCATTGTAACGGAAATAGATGGACAGGTTCACTATTCAATTGAGATAGCTGGCACTGCACAAGTAAAAGTAAAAGTAAAAGCCGTAGACGAATCTGGTGTTGTAGTAGGTGAGGCAGAAGGAGTTGCCGGCAAAATTAACATCCCCAATGTAAGACTATGGGAGCCATTAAATGCTTATTTATACACACTACAGGTTGAAGTGGAAAAGGATGAGGAATCTGTCGATATTTATGAACAGCCGTTTGGTGTTAGAACGGTAGAAGTAAAAGATGGTCAGTTCCTTATCAATAAAAAGCCATTCTACTTTAAAGGCTTTGGTAAACACGAAGATACACCGATTCATGGAAGAGGTTTTAATGAAGCTGCTAATGTTATGGATTTCAATCTGATGAAGTGGAGTGGGGCAAATTCATTCCGTACAGCCCATTACCCATATTCAGAAGAAATCATGCGCCTTGCTGACCGTGAGGGGTTTGTCATCATTGATGAAGTACCAGCAGTGGGTATGCACTTAAATATGTTAGTTGTGTTTCTCGGCGGAACTAAACGGGATACCTGGAAGGAGCTTAAAACATTTGAGCATCACCAACAGGTAATTAAGGAACTAATTTTACGTGATAAAAACCATCCTTCTGTGGTTCTGTGGAATATAGCTAATGAAGCTGCAACTGAAGAAAAGGGAGCATATGAATACTTTAAGCCGCTGGTTGAGCTGGCAAAAGAACTTGACCCACAAAAACGTCCTGTTACGATTGTGACTGAAATACAATCTTCACCAGAAAAGGATCAAATAGCGGAATTACTGGATGTTCTTGCCTTTAACCGCTATTATGGCTGGTATGTTGATGGCGGGGACTTGGTCTCGGCTAAAGAAAAACTTCGCGCAGAATTGAATGGCTGGCTAAATCGCTGCCCTAATAAACCATTTATGATGACCGAGTATGGTGCTGATACGGTAGCGGGCTTACACGACGTAGAACCGGTTATGTTTACGGAAGAATATCAAGTAGAATTCTATAGAGCAAACCATGAAGTGTTTGATGAATTTAATCATTTCGTAGGTGAGCAGGTTTGGAACTTTGCTGATTTTGCAACGGGACAAGGAATTGTTCGTGTTCAAGGAAACAAAAAAGGTATTTTTACTCGCGACCGGAAACCAAAATATGCCGCACACGAGTTACGCAGACGTTGGACACAAATACCGGACTTTGGTTATAAAGGTTAA
- a CDS encoding glycoside hydrolase family 3 C-terminal domain-containing protein, translating to MNQDIKQLISQMTLEEKAGLCSGLDFWNLKGIERLGIPSIMVTDGPHGLRKQKMGADHLGLFDSVPATCFPSAAGLASTWNKELIYEVGVALGKECQAEDVAVLLGPGANIKRSPLCGRNFEYFSEDPFLSSEMAASHIKGVQSEGVGTSLKHFAANNQEHRRMSTDAIVDERTLREIYLASFENAVKKAQPWTVMCAYNKVNGDFASENKTLLTDILRDEWGFEGFVVSDWGAVNEPVDGLNAGLDLEMPSSSGIGEKKIINAVRNGQLSEDKLDQAVERILRIILMAVENKKENATYDKEQHHKLARKAASESMVLLKNEDNILPLKKEGTISIIGSFAKKPRYQGGGSSHINPTKLENIYEEIEKTAGQNVNVLYAEGYHLEKDLIDDQLIEEAKKTAAKSDVTVLLVGLPDRYESEGYDREHLNIPENHRLLVEAVAEVQKNIVVVLSNGAPVVMPWLDKVKGLLEGYLGGQALGGAIGDILFGEVNPSGKLAETFPVKLSDNPSYLNFPGERDKVEYKEGIFVGYRYYDTKQIEPLFPFGYGLSYTTFEYKNLVIDKKEIKDTESVTVTVNVKNTGKVPGKEIIQLYVKDIKSRVVRPEKELKGFGKVSLQPGEDKTISFKLDKRAFAYYNTDLKDWYVESGEFEILVGKSSREIELTEKIVVHSTSPVFLEVHRNSTVGDLLTDPILGEKANALIRELTKGSPLFDAGSDHGEGAEMMEAMLKYMPLRALMNFSGGDITEDKLTEFIKELNSTNFVSH from the coding sequence ATCAATCAAGATATAAAACAATTAATCTCACAAATGACCTTGGAAGAAAAAGCTGGTCTTTGTTCTGGATTAGATTTTTGGAATTTAAAAGGTATCGAAAGACTGGGAATACCCTCGATAATGGTAACCGATGGTCCGCATGGACTCCGTAAACAAAAAATGGGAGCAGATCATTTAGGGCTGTTTGACAGTGTTCCTGCGACATGTTTCCCATCTGCAGCCGGTTTAGCTAGTACTTGGAATAAAGAGTTAATATATGAAGTTGGGGTTGCATTAGGAAAGGAATGCCAGGCAGAGGATGTGGCAGTACTTCTCGGGCCTGGAGCAAACATTAAGCGTTCACCTCTTTGTGGCAGAAACTTTGAATATTTTTCGGAAGATCCATTCCTTTCATCAGAAATGGCTGCGTCCCATATCAAGGGTGTTCAAAGTGAGGGGGTTGGGACATCACTTAAGCACTTCGCTGCAAACAATCAAGAACACCGAAGAATGTCGACAGATGCTATTGTGGATGAAAGGACGTTACGAGAAATATATTTGGCCAGCTTTGAAAACGCTGTAAAGAAAGCGCAGCCATGGACTGTGATGTGCGCCTACAACAAGGTCAATGGAGACTTTGCATCAGAAAATAAAACATTGTTAACTGACATCCTGCGAGATGAGTGGGGATTTGAAGGATTTGTTGTTTCTGACTGGGGGGCGGTTAATGAACCTGTTGACGGATTAAATGCCGGGTTAGACCTGGAAATGCCTTCAAGCAGTGGGATTGGTGAAAAGAAAATCATCAATGCTGTAAGAAATGGTCAGCTTTCAGAAGATAAACTAGATCAGGCAGTTGAAAGAATTCTACGTATTATCTTAATGGCAGTAGAAAACAAGAAAGAAAACGCTACCTATGATAAAGAACAACATCATAAGCTTGCAAGAAAAGCAGCAAGTGAAAGTATGGTTTTATTAAAGAATGAAGATAATATCCTGCCGTTAAAGAAAGAAGGAACCATTTCGATTATTGGTTCATTTGCGAAAAAACCAAGATATCAAGGCGGTGGAAGCTCACACATTAACCCGACAAAGCTTGAAAATATCTATGAAGAAATAGAGAAAACAGCGGGTCAAAATGTGAACGTTTTATACGCGGAAGGATATCATCTTGAAAAGGATTTAATCGATGATCAATTAATTGAAGAGGCAAAGAAAACGGCAGCAAAATCCGATGTAACCGTATTGCTTGTAGGTCTTCCTGACCGATATGAATCTGAAGGGTATGATAGAGAGCATCTGAATATACCGGAGAATCACCGTCTTTTAGTCGAAGCGGTAGCAGAAGTACAAAAGAATATAGTTGTTGTTCTAAGTAATGGGGCACCGGTTGTTATGCCATGGCTTGATAAGGTGAAGGGTCTTCTGGAAGGTTACCTGGGAGGTCAGGCACTAGGAGGTGCGATTGGAGACATCCTATTCGGAGAGGTTAATCCAAGTGGAAAGCTAGCCGAAACTTTTCCAGTAAAATTAAGTGACAATCCTTCTTATCTCAACTTTCCAGGAGAGAGGGATAAAGTTGAGTATAAAGAAGGCATCTTTGTTGGTTATCGTTATTACGATACAAAACAGATTGAGCCGCTGTTTCCATTTGGATATGGTTTAAGCTATACAACCTTCGAATATAAAAACCTTGTAATTGATAAAAAAGAAATAAAAGATACAGAATCTGTCACAGTTACCGTGAATGTGAAAAATACAGGAAAAGTGCCTGGGAAAGAAATCATCCAGTTATATGTAAAAGATATAAAAAGCAGAGTAGTTCGTCCTGAAAAAGAATTAAAAGGCTTTGGAAAGGTTTCCTTACAGCCTGGGGAAGACAAAACTATTTCCTTTAAATTGGATAAACGCGCATTTGCATATTACAACACGGATTTGAAGGATTGGTATGTAGAATCAGGAGAATTTGAAATTTTGGTAGGGAAATCGTCCAGAGAAATTGAACTAACAGAAAAAATTGTGGTTCATTCTACTTCCCCAGTTTTCTTGGAGGTTCACCGAAATTCGACTGTCGGAGATCTTTTAACTGATCCAATTCTAGGTGAAAAAGCTAATGCTCTAATTAGAGAGCTAACAAAAGGAAGTCCATTATTTGATGCTGGGTCAGATCACGGAGAGGGTGCAGAAATGATGGAAGCGATGTTAAAATACATGCCTTTGCGTGCTCTTATGAATTTTAGTGGTGGAGACATTACCGAAGACAAACTAACTGAATTTATTAAGGAACTTAATTCAACTAATTTTGTAAGCCATTAA
- a CDS encoding helix-turn-helix domain-containing protein → MNYKELGYICQLMYDSFNIPVFFINEQKQLVFEFDVSFKHNPLYSSKELMLKKLYDQNKPYDFPVFQTTEYMERFCGIEIYVQKEYRGRVIVGPTINSVFTEEMLTPILSEALGKMRLGKEVEMRLRDYFQSLPVIPNLKFIQLSMHLYYMIYQEKLDIAGIIQNNKSNENITLTTEDPSISISNRRQDMSFHHDLTYEKRILQFIKEGRKEEFINHFKLENQDNQVGILAKKSQLRNKKNLAITVITLGTRAAMEGGLQEETAYTLSDLYIQNIEELNDSASVEHYMVEALSDFADRVRKNRQSKYSKPINHCINYIFNHLYEPTTIVNLAELNNMHPNYLSSLFKKEVGVSLPEYIQRSKIDEAKSLLTFSDYSILKISSLLNYNDQSHFTKTFKKFTGITPKQYKHQSLSSK, encoded by the coding sequence ATGAACTATAAAGAGTTGGGCTATATTTGCCAGCTGATGTATGATTCGTTTAATATTCCGGTTTTTTTTATAAATGAACAGAAACAATTGGTATTTGAATTCGATGTATCTTTTAAACATAATCCTTTATATTCATCTAAAGAGTTGATGCTCAAAAAGCTTTACGACCAGAATAAACCTTATGATTTTCCAGTCTTTCAAACCACTGAATATATGGAACGTTTCTGTGGGATCGAAATATATGTTCAAAAGGAATATAGAGGGAGAGTTATCGTTGGTCCAACCATAAATTCGGTGTTTACCGAAGAAATGTTAACTCCCATCTTATCAGAGGCATTAGGGAAAATGAGGCTTGGAAAAGAAGTAGAGATGAGGTTACGAGACTATTTCCAGTCGCTTCCTGTCATACCCAATCTTAAATTTATCCAACTGAGTATGCATTTGTATTATATGATTTATCAAGAAAAGTTAGATATTGCAGGTATTATCCAAAACAATAAATCAAATGAAAACATTACACTGACCACTGAGGATCCGTCGATAAGTATCTCAAATAGACGTCAAGATATGTCTTTTCATCACGACCTAACTTATGAAAAAAGAATACTTCAGTTTATTAAGGAGGGACGAAAGGAAGAATTTATAAATCATTTCAAATTGGAAAATCAGGATAATCAGGTCGGAATTTTGGCAAAAAAAAGTCAGCTTCGAAACAAAAAAAACCTGGCCATCACCGTTATCACTCTAGGTACTCGAGCCGCCATGGAAGGTGGATTACAGGAAGAAACAGCCTATACCCTTAGTGATTTATATATACAAAATATTGAGGAACTTAATGATAGTGCTAGTGTTGAACATTATATGGTAGAGGCATTAAGTGATTTTGCTGACCGAGTTAGAAAAAATCGACAATCGAAATACTCAAAGCCAATTAATCATTGCATAAATTATATTTTTAACCACCTTTATGAACCCACAACAATAGTAAATCTTGCCGAATTGAATAATATGCATCCAAATTATTTATCTTCCTTATTTAAAAAAGAGGTTGGAGTATCACTACCAGAGTATATCCAGCGATCAAAAATAGATGAAGCTAAATCTTTATTAACATTTTCTGATTATTCAATTTTGAAAATATCTTCCCTATTAAATTATAATGATCAGAGCCATTTTACTAAGACATTTAAAAAGTTTACAGGAATCACTCCAAAACAATATAAGCATCAATCATTATCAAGTAAGTAA
- the nasC gene encoding assimilatory nitrate reductase catalytic subunit NasC: MTELLLKYFRTKQQEVKSENRYDTQCPFCSMQCKMQLLEQSIVTRKKYVTIGKNNPTSEGRLCMKGMNAHQHSFHNERLKYPMLKRNGEFVRVSWEEALEHIKVNFTRIQAEDGVNALAVYGSASITNEEAYLLGKFARVALKTRYIDYNGRLCMSAAASAASQTFGIDRGFTNSLQEIPLTRCIILAGTNIAECQPTIMPYFEKAKENGAYIIAIDPRETATTKIADLHLKIKPGTDTALANGLLKVIIEENYVDHTFINERVKNFEEVKQHLSSTNLLEIEEITGVPKEEIQKAARKFGKEETGMIFTARGVEQHTDGSIAVRNFLNILVSTGKIGKQNCGFGAITGQGNGQGAREHGQKADQLPGYRSIENEEHRAYIASVWGVEKDEIPRKGVSAFEMMEKIDNGEITSMFLMCSNPVVSNPNAKFVKKALQKLKFLVAVDLFVSETAKLADVILPASSYLEDEGTMTNVEGRVTLREASYPCPGEVKHDWQIICEVARVLGKGEYFNFSSAEEIFNELRVASRGGKADYYGITYDRLRKEEGILWPCPDLEHKGTTRLFETSFSHLDGRAEMVAVPNRPDPAKEQPSEEYPLYLTTGRVMAHYLTGVQTRKSPALAARNVESFVEIHPVTAKKYGIEDRSLVRIESKRGSIVVRSIWSETIRQDTVFVPFHWADTQNVNLLVSQDLDPICKMPGFKLSAVKVRSVLDLNAH; this comes from the coding sequence TTGACGGAATTGTTATTGAAGTATTTCCGTACAAAGCAGCAGGAAGTTAAGTCAGAAAATAGATATGATACACAATGTCCATTTTGCAGTATGCAATGTAAAATGCAGCTGCTAGAACAATCGATTGTTACTAGGAAAAAATATGTAACGATTGGAAAAAATAATCCTACTTCTGAGGGCCGATTGTGTATGAAGGGGATGAATGCACATCAACATAGCTTTCATAACGAACGGTTGAAATATCCAATGCTTAAAAGAAATGGAGAGTTTGTCCGTGTTAGCTGGGAAGAGGCATTGGAACATATCAAAGTTAACTTTACAAGAATTCAAGCGGAAGATGGGGTGAATGCCTTAGCTGTTTATGGGAGTGCGTCTATTACAAATGAGGAAGCTTATTTACTTGGGAAATTTGCTCGAGTGGCCTTGAAAACGAGATATATCGATTATAATGGTCGATTATGCATGTCAGCAGCGGCTTCTGCAGCCTCTCAAACGTTTGGGATCGACAGAGGATTTACCAATAGCCTGCAGGAAATTCCATTAACTCGATGTATTATTCTTGCGGGGACGAATATCGCCGAATGTCAGCCTACCATCATGCCTTATTTTGAGAAAGCAAAGGAAAACGGTGCTTATATTATTGCCATTGACCCACGCGAAACAGCGACAACCAAAATTGCTGACTTGCATTTAAAAATCAAACCTGGAACAGATACGGCTTTAGCAAACGGGCTGTTAAAGGTGATCATCGAGGAAAACTATGTTGATCATACTTTTATAAATGAACGGGTTAAGAATTTTGAAGAAGTCAAACAACATCTATCATCTACGAATTTGCTAGAAATTGAGGAAATAACAGGTGTTCCAAAAGAGGAAATTCAAAAAGCAGCTCGCAAGTTTGGAAAAGAAGAAACCGGAATGATATTCACTGCAAGAGGGGTGGAACAGCATACTGACGGATCTATAGCCGTTCGTAATTTCCTGAATATTCTTGTTTCGACGGGTAAAATTGGCAAGCAGAATTGTGGTTTTGGAGCCATTACAGGACAGGGAAATGGTCAGGGTGCAAGGGAACACGGACAAAAAGCAGACCAACTGCCAGGATATCGATCGATTGAAAATGAGGAACACCGCGCTTATATTGCAAGCGTTTGGGGCGTGGAAAAGGATGAAATACCTAGGAAAGGTGTTTCCGCATTTGAAATGATGGAAAAAATCGATAACGGTGAGATAACGAGTATGTTTTTAATGTGCTCGAATCCAGTGGTGTCCAATCCGAACGCAAAATTTGTTAAAAAGGCATTACAAAAGTTGAAATTTTTAGTAGCTGTAGATCTGTTTGTGTCGGAGACTGCGAAATTAGCAGATGTCATTTTACCAGCCTCCTCTTATTTAGAGGATGAAGGAACGATGACCAACGTGGAAGGAAGGGTGACTTTAAGGGAAGCAAGCTATCCTTGTCCGGGAGAAGTAAAACATGATTGGCAAATTATTTGCGAGGTAGCTCGCGTGCTTGGAAAAGGAGAATACTTTAACTTTTCATCCGCGGAAGAAATCTTTAATGAATTACGTGTGGCTAGCCGTGGAGGAAAAGCGGATTATTATGGTATCACCTATGATCGTCTCCGGAAGGAAGAAGGAATCCTTTGGCCATGCCCTGACCTTGAGCATAAAGGGACAACTCGTTTGTTTGAAACTTCGTTTTCCCACCTTGATGGCAGAGCAGAGATGGTGGCAGTTCCAAATCGTCCAGACCCAGCTAAGGAACAGCCGAGTGAGGAGTATCCCCTCTATTTAACGACGGGAAGAGTGATGGCGCACTATTTAACAGGTGTACAAACGAGAAAAAGTCCGGCATTGGCAGCTAGAAATGTAGAATCCTTTGTAGAAATTCACCCTGTTACTGCTAAAAAATACGGGATAGAAGATCGTTCCTTAGTAAGGATTGAGTCCAAAAGAGGCAGTATTGTTGTAAGGAGTATATGGTCGGAAACCATTCGTCAGGATACAGTCTTTGTTCCTTTTCATTGGGCAGACACACAAAATGTGAATCTATTAGTTTCACAAGATCTCGATCCTATATGCAAAATGCCAGGATTTAAATTAAGTGCAGTAAAAGTAAGGTCTGTACTGGATTTAAATGCTCATTAA